AAGTGTATAAGGATCTTTATGATCTAAAGGAATAGGAATTTCTGGGTATAACTCTTCTAAGGTGTCAATTACAAATTGAACTTTTTCTTGTTTGGTCATGCTTATAATGCTAGGCTCTAGATTTAAAAATTCAAAGTTATTAATATCTTGTTAAACAATTTCTCAAATACTAAAATATTATACATGCTTTGTATCTTTGTTAAAAACTAACAATTATGACATCATTAAAAATAGGAGATAAGGCTCCACAATTTGAAGCAAAAGATAATGCAGGAAATACTGTAAAATTATCAGATTATGCTGGTAAAAAATTAGTATTATTCTTTTATCCAAAAGCAAGTACCCCTGGTTGCACAAAAGAGGCTTGTAATTTGAGTGATAATTACCAAACATTTGTGTCTAAAGGATATGATGTTTTGGGTGTAAGTGCAGATTCAGCGAAAAGACAACAAAATTTTATTGATAAATATGATTTTCCTTTTCCACTTTTAGCAGATGAAGACAAAGCAGTAATTGAGGCTTTTAATGTTTGGGGACCAAAGAAATTTATGGGTAAAGAATATGATGGAATCCACAGAACTACTTTTATCATCGATGAAAAAGGAATTATTGAAAATGTAATTACGAAAGTGAAAACAAAAGAACATGCTGCTCAGATTTTAGAGTAACATTTAAAGATAAATCAAATTCACATAAAAGCTCTTTATTTATTCTTAAGAGCTTTTTTTTGTTATATTTAAAAGTAAAAAAAATTAATGAAAACTATATTCATTAAATACTATTTACGATACTTTTTGCTAATAGCATTTTAAATAAGATTATGAAAAGCTATACATCTTTTTATTTTGGTATACTTTTTGAATTTAACTGCTCGTTAACAGCTTCTATCATCATATTTATTATTTTTGAAGCTTTTAGAACATGATATTTATGAAGTTTCAGAAAATTATAATGCTATTATTTGTCTTGATTGCAAATAGTATTTTTTCACAAATAATAACTACTTATAAACCAGAAAGAGAAAAAATGCACGATTTGGTGCATACAAAGTTAAAAGTCGATTTTAATTTTGAGAATAAAACCATGAATGGAGAAGCTTGGATTACAGCAAAACCTCATTTTTATAAAACTGATAAAATTACGTTGGATGCAAATTCCATGATTATCAAAGAGATTTCTTTAAACAGTAAAAAACTCCCTTTTAATTATAATGACTTCGATTTAACAATAGATTTACCAAAAACATATCAAAAAGACGAAGAATTTACCATTTACATCCACTATACTGCAAGACCAGAAAAGGCAAAAGATAGAATTACCCAAAATATTACCGATAAAAAAGGATTGTATTTCATCAATGCAGATGGAATTGACAAAAATAAACCGACTCAAATTTGGACACAAGGTGAAACTGAAGCAAACTCAATTTGGTTTCCTACAATTGATACTCCAAACCAAAAAATGTCACAAGAAATTTATATTACAGTTCCTAATAAATACAAAACACTTTCCAATGGAACTTTAGTAAACCAAACTAATGCTGGAGCAAATAGAACCGATTATTGGAAATTCGATCAAAAACATGCACCTTATTTAGCATTTATGGC
The DNA window shown above is from Polaribacter sp. Hel_I_88 and carries:
- the bcp gene encoding thioredoxin-dependent thiol peroxidase, with product MTSLKIGDKAPQFEAKDNAGNTVKLSDYAGKKLVLFFYPKASTPGCTKEACNLSDNYQTFVSKGYDVLGVSADSAKRQQNFIDKYDFPFPLLADEDKAVIEAFNVWGPKKFMGKEYDGIHRTTFIIDEKGIIENVITKVKTKEHAAQILE